In Spinacia oleracea cultivar Varoflay chromosome 5, BTI_SOV_V1, whole genome shotgun sequence, a single window of DNA contains:
- the LOC110784579 gene encoding uncharacterized protein, producing MEATDEGSNGKDCIQSKENYAEQHKLSLMSSFVECRDPSSKGVDELTLRRFLRARDLDVEKAGAMILKYLKWRRTFIPKGYVLDTEIKNEVAQNKAFVGGNDKKGRPILVVQARRHFQNTTPGGSDEFKRFAVYALDKMCTRMPLGQEKFCAIGDLQGWGYSNSDIRGYLGALSILQDCYPERLGKMYILHAPRIFMAVWRIIYPFIDDNTKMKIVFVDKRQLTSTLLEDIDESQLPDVYGGKLQLKPIQDA from the exons ATGGAGGCAACGGATGAAGGGAGTAATGGCAAGGACTGCATCCAAAGCAAGGAAAATTATGCAGAACAACATAAATTATCACTCATGAGCTCTTTTGTTGAATGTCGTGATCCTTCTTCTAAG GGTGTTGATGAATTGACACTAAGAAGATTCTTAAGAGCTCGTGATCTGGATGTGGAGAAGGCGGGGGCTATGATCTTGAAGTATCTAAAATGGAGGAGGACATTCATACCTAAAGGATATGTGTTAGACACAGAGATAAAGAATGAAGTTGCACAAAACAAAGCTTTTGTAGGAGGTAATGATAAGAAAGGACGCCCTATACTGGTTGTACAGGCTCGTCGACACTTTCAAAACACCACACCAGGTGGTTCTGATGAGTTCAAGC GATTTGCTGTGTATGCTCTTGACAAGATGTGTACAAG GATGCCCCTTGGACAGGAAAAGTTTTGTGCTATTGGGGATCTTCAAGGATGGGGATACTCTAACAGCGACATTCGTGGATATCTTGGGGCTCTTTCTATTCTGCAG GACTGCTACCCAGAAAGACTAGGCAAGATGTACATACTCCATGCACCAAGAATCTTTATGGCAGTGTGGAGGATTATCTACCCCTTCATTGACGACAACACCAAGATGAAA ATAGTATTTGTGGATAAACGGCAGCTAACTTCAACCTTGCTCGAAGATATCGATGAAAGCCAACTTCCTGATGTATATGGAGGAAAACTGCAACTGAAGCCTATTCAGGATGCCTGA